Part of the Flavobacterium okayamense genome, GAATTTTTAAAGCACAAAAAAATAGCTTATGGCTTACTTGCCAGTATTTATAAAAATAAAGGAAATTACAAAAAAGCTTTTGAGAGTCAAGAATATTTTAAGATACTTAGTGATAGCCTTTTAAACGAAGAAAACATCAAAAAGATTGCAGGAATTGAATACGAATATAAATACAAAAAAGAACTGGACGATGCTGCAGAAAGAGAAACAAAACTGACTGAAACAGTTGAAACCACTTCTAAAGATTTAGAAAAATCGCAACGCAATTTATTATTAGGAATTATTACCTTTTTAGCTGTTGCTATGGTTTTAGGAAGTATTATTTTTTACTTAAAATTGAGAAATTCGAAAGCTAAAACACAAAATATAATTACCGAGCAAAAATTGTTGCGTACCCAAATGACACCGCATTTTATATTCAATTCTCTTTCGGTTTTACAAGGCATGATTTTGAATAAAGAAGAATCGAAGTCGGTAAGTTACTTGTCTAAGTTTTCAAAATTATTACGAATAACACTGGAAAATTCTAGAGATAAAACGGTTTTATTGTCGCAAGAATTAGAAGCAGTAGATAATTATTTGTCACTTCAGAATATAGAAAATGAGAAAGTTTCCTTTAATTTAAATGTTAATAAAGTCATTGAAACAAATAGAATAAAAGTTCCTCCAATGCTTATTCAACCATTTGTTGAAAATGCTATTGAGCACGCTTTTAAAAATCAAAAGGATAATTGTATCATTGAAATTAAACTGACTTTAGTCAATTCAAAACTAATTTGTGTAATTTTAGACAATGGAATGGGAATCGATTCTAGTGAACGAAATTCGAACCAAAATAAAAAATCATTGGCAACAAAAATTACGAAGGAACGTTTAGACTATTTGTCAAAAGATTTTAAAATGGATGCTTCGATTACTATTGAAGATAGAAGTAAATATAATACACAAGGAACGCAAGTAACTATTCAAATGCCTTATAATAAACTTACATAGTAAAACCTATTATTTTGAAAAAAAACATCTTACTAATTCTGGTTTTATTTTTTTTTGGAGAAATTATTGCCCAAACTCAATTAGTTGATAGTCTTAAAATTAAATTAAGAACACATAAAAAAGATACTACAAGGGTTAATTTATTATTCGATTTAGCTTTCGAAACTTTTCAAAAAGACACAAAACTTGCTAATTCATACATTGTCGAAGCAGAACAATTAAGTGAAAGTCTAAACTTTACAAAAGGTAAAGCGAGAATAAATTACCTCAAAGGAATTCTTGAAAATATTAAAGGTGATTATGTAACGAGTTTAAAATATTTTAATTTATCATTAAAGCACTATAAAAAAATTAATGATAAAAAAGGTATTGCAAGTAATTATACAGCTTTTGGAATTACTCATTATGATCAAGCAGAATATGAAAAAGCAATCCAGTCTTATTTAAATGCTTTAGAAATTTATGAGAATATAGGTAATAAAAGAGAGGTTATTACATGTTTAATTAATATTGGTAATGTTTATTCAGAAATTGGAGACTTTGACAAAGCTATATCTAATTATAATAAAGCATTAAATAAGTGCAAACTTATAAACGATGAAAATGGAATATCATTCATCCATAGTAATTTAGGAATTCTATACAAAAAGCAAGGAAATTACTACTTGGCAATTGAAAACAGTAATGAGAGTCTATATTATCGCAAAAAAACTGCTGATACTTTAGAAATAGCTGTTACCTTAAATAATTTAGGAGAAATCTATAATTCTATGAAAGATGTTACAAAAGCATTACTGTATCATCAAAAGTCTTTAGAACTTGCATTAAAACAAAATAATAAAAAAATTATTGTAGCTAATGAAATTAATATTGGCAACATTTATAAAGAACAAAAAGAATACAAAAAAGCGTTAGTTAATTACAATAAATCTTTAGAAACTAGTAGCCAAATAAATGATTTAAAAAGCGTTGCTATTTGCTTTGCAAATATTGCTACTATCTATTTAGCATTAGAAAATTCTACTCTTGCACGCACAAATTTTATTAAAGCAAATGAAATAAGTGAGGATATTAATAATTTACCTATTCTAACACAAAGTGAATTAGGGATTTCTGAAACTTTTCTATTTGAAAAAAACTATCAAAAAGCGCTTTTCTATGCTTTAAAAGGAAGGGAAAATGCTATTAAACTTGACTTGCTTCTTGAACAAAGAAAAGCAGCTGAGTTACTTTCACAAATTTATTATAATATAGGGAATTATAAAAAAGCATTAGAAAGTCATGAACAATTTAAGAAGCTAAGTGATAGTCTTTTAAATGAAGAAAATATCAAAAAAATAGCTTCTATAGAATATGAATTCAAGTACAAAAAAGAACTGAATGATGCTGCAGAAAGAGAAACAAAACTGACTGAAACAGTTGAAACCACTTCTAAAGATTTAGAAAAATCGCAACGCAATTTATTATTAGGAATTATTACCTTTTTAGCTGTTGCTATGGTTTTAGGAAGTATTATTTTTTACTTAAAATTGAGAAACTCTAAAGCAAAAACGCAAAATATTATTACTGAGCAAAAATTGTTACGTACCCAAATGACACCGCATTTTATCTTTAATTCGCTTTCGGTTTTGCAAGGCATGATTTTGAATAATGAAGAAAATAAATCGGTTAGTTACTTGTCTAAGTTTTCAAAACTTTTGCGCATTACGTTAGAAAATTCAAGAGATAAAACAGTTTTATTGTCGCATGAGTTAGAAGCTGTTGAAAATTATTTATCCTTACAAAATATTGAAAACGAAAAGATTACTTTTCAGTTATATGTTGATGATGCTATTGAAGCCAATGCTATAAAAGTGCCACCTATGCTTATTCAACCTTTTGTGGAGAATGCTATTGAACATGCTTTTAAAAATCAAAAAGAGAATTGTATTATTGAAATTAAACTGACTTTAGTCGATTCAAAACTAATTTGTGTAATTTTAGACAATGGAATGGGAATCGATTCAAGTGAGCGAAATTCAAACCAAAATAAAAAATCGCTGGCAACAAAAATTACAAAAGAACGTTTAGACTATTTGTCAAAAGACTTTAAAATGGATGCTTCGATTACTATTGAAGATCGAAGTAAATTCGATGCACAAGGTACCCAAGTAACCATTCAAATGCCTTATAGTAAAACTGAATTATGAAAGCTATAATCGTAGAAGATAAAGAATATATTAGAAAAGGATTGCTCAATTTGCTTTCTATTATTGATGCCGATGTTGAGGTAATAGGTGAGTGCGAATCGGTTCAGGAAGCTGTTATTGTTTCTAAAACCTGTAAACCCGAGTTAGTTTTTCTAGATATTAATTTAAAGGATGGAACTGCGTTTGATTTTTTAGACCAATTAGAATCGATTGACTTTAAAATTATATTCATTACTGCTTACGAAGAATATGCCTTAAAAGCCTTAAAAATTGGAGCGGTTGACTATTTATTGAAGCCGGTTGATGTTGAGGAGCTAAAAATTGCTTTACAAAAAGTTGCTAAACTTACCGCTTCCGATCAAAAAAGTCAAATTGCAAAGGCTAAGCAAGTTTTCAATAACGAAGGCAATCATATTGTTTTATCATTTCACGATAGTTATCAATTAATCAATTTAGACGAACTCATTTATTGCGAATCGGATAAAGGATACACCACTTTTTATTGTAGCGATGGCAATAAGCATTTGGTTTCAAAAACCCTTAAAGATTTTGAAGACCGTTTGTTAGAAGCTAATTTTCAGCGTCCGCATCAATCGTTTATGATTAATATGAAATTTGTCGATAAATACGATAAAGCGGGTACTATTCACTTAAAAAATGGCACTAAAATTCCGGTTTCTTCTCGAAAAAAAGAATCGTTTCTTTCCTCATTATTCAATTGGAATAAGAAATAACATCATTTCTTAAATCAAATTTTTATTCAACTTTTACGAATATCGGTTCAAAGGAAACGGATATTGGTTGGGTATTTCATACTGTGTTTTCAATAGGTATTTTTAATTGAAAAATTAAATGACGACATTATGAAAAAATACTACTTTATACTACTGTTTTTTGTTTGCTTTTATGGAAAAGCGCAAATAATCAATTTTCCAGATGCTGAACTTAAATTAAAATTGTTAAGTGCAAGTCCTAATAATGCTACAGCTAAGGATTTAAATGGTAATAATGTTAAAATTGATACAAACAATAATAATGAAATAGAAGTTAGTGAAGCACTTCAAATAGTCTATTTATATCTTTCTCAAGCAATATATTCAAATAATTATTATTATAATCCAAATATTACAGATATAACAGGATTAGAATATTTTACAAACTTAAAGGAATTAGATTTGAGAAACAAAAATATTGCAGTTATTGATGCAACTCCTTTTATACAATTAGAAGTTTTACATTGTGGAAGTCCAAATACTCCACTTTCGTCTCCACTTACAACTCTTAATGTAACAGGTTTAACTAATTTACAAAATCTACGTTGTGTGGGAGCCACTTTGTTAACAAGTGTAGATGTTTCAACTTTGACTAACCTAACAGATTTATGGATTTATAATACTAACATAACTTCGTTAGATGTTTCGAACCTAACTAATTTATGGCGTTTAGATTGTAGTGTTTCTCAAATATCGAGTTTAGATGTTTCCAATAATATTAATCTTCTACGCTTGTATTGTCGCGAAAACCAAATTACAAGTTTAGATGTTTCTAATAATATTAATCTTCAACGTTTATATTGCTTCGGAAACCAAATTACAAATTTAGATGTTTCTATGTTAAGTGATTTAAATGTGTTACAATGCTATGATAATTCACTCACAGAATTGAATATAAAAAACGGAAATTCTAATTCATGGACCACTTTAGATTTTTATGATAACCCAAACCTTCAATTTGTATGCGCTGATGAAGAAGATGTAGCTATTGTTCAGCAAAAGATTGATACTTATGGTTACACTTCTACTTGTCATGTAAACAGTTATTGTTCCTTTACACCAGGCGGAACTTTTTATGATATTACTGGAAATATAAAATTTGATGCTAACAATAACGGTTGTGACGTAGGAGATATAAATGTGCCAAATTTGAATTTAAGTATTTCAAATGGTACCACAACAGGCAGTTTAATTTCAGATACAACGGGTGATTATTTTATACCCGTTCAAGCAGGTATTTATACTGTAACGCCTACGTTAGAAAATCCAACGTATTTTACAATTTCTCCAACAAACTTTGTTGTAGATTTTCCTACCAATGCAAGTCCGTTTTTACAAGATTTTTGTATTACAGCAAATGGTGTACATTCTGATGTAGAAGTTGTTATAATTCCAATAACACCTGCAATTCCAGGTTTTGATGCGAATTATAAAATTGTTTATAGAAACAAAGGAACCGAAATTGAAAATGGAAATGTTTCTTTAACGTTTGATGATGCAGTTTTAGATTATGTATCTTCAAACCCTGTTTATGATAGTTCAGCACCGAATACTTTTAATTGGAATCACACGAATTTGTTGCCTTTTGAGACAAGAGAAATTGAAATTTCCTTTAATGTTAATGCACCCACAGATACACCACCTGTAAATATTGGTGATATTTTAAATTATATCGCTACTATTTCAACAGCAAACACAGATGAAACTCCTTTGGATAATGTGTTTACGTTAAACCAAACTGTTGTGGGTTCCTACGATCCAAATGATAAAACCTGTTTAGAAGGTGAAACAGTTGATGTTGCTACAATAGGAAAATATGTGCATTATGTAATTCGTTTTGAAAATACAGGGACTTATCCTGCTCAAAATATTGTAGTAAAAGATATGATTGATACTTCTAAATTCGATGTTTCAACGTTAGTTCCGTTGCATGGAAGTCATGAGTTTTACACCAAAATTAAAGACAATAAAGTAGAATTCATTTTCGAAAACATTAATCTTGATTTTAACGACGCTACAAACGATGGATATGTTGCTTTTAAAATAAAAACATTGCCTACGTTAACGGTTGGTGAAACATTTACAAACGATGCCAATATTTATTTTGATTACAATTATCCAATTACAACAAATGCATTCGCTACAACTATTCAAGATGTTTTAAGCAATCAAAGTTTTGAATTTGAAAACGAATTTGTATTATATCCAAACCCAACACACGATATTTTAAATATTTCTACTAAGAATCAAATAGAAATTCAATCGGTTGAAATTTATAATATTGTTGGTCAAATAGTTATTGCTGTTCCAAACACAACAACAAGTATTGATGTTTCTAATATTGCAATAGGAACTTATTTGATAAAAGTAAATACAGAAAAAGGTAGTGCAATTACTAAGTTTTTAAAAAATTAACCTTTGTCACACTGAGCTTGTCGAAGTGTCTCATAATAAAAAATCCTGTTTTTATATTGATTCGGGATTTATTTTAAAAATATTAAATCAAATTTTTATTCAACTTTCACGAATATCGGTTCAAAGGAAACGGATATAGGTTAGGTATTTTTTACTGTGTTTTCAATAGGTACTTTTACTATGTAATCATTAAAAACACCTTATGAGAACTATTTTTTTATTTTTTGGAATGTTTATTTTTTTAAATAGTTTTTCTCAATCTGATGCTAAAAATGAGATAAAAATGATTTCTGAATATGCATCTAAGAATCCTGAAATTAGAGATATTCTTCAGTTTGAAGGTATTGAATATTTAAAATTGAAGTTTACTGGAACTGATTTGAAAAACAAAAGTTATCATCTAACTGTAAAGGAAATATGGAATGGTAAATTAATTAGTGAATCAACTGTTTTTAATAGTAAAGAGATTGGGATTGAACAATTTCAAGTTATTAATGATACTGTTTTAAGTTTTAAAGTGATAGCAAAACTAACTTCAAAAAATAAATTAAAATTAACATTTCGATTTCCTCGATTTGGTGTTACCAAAGAATATGACGCAATAGATTCAAAAGAGTATAGTCTGCGAAATATAGTTGAAGAAAGTAATTTAAAGATTGACTATAATGAAAAATTTTATTTGTTAGCATATATTTTACCTTATGAGCGAGAAGATGGGTCAAAGTCTTGGTGTGATGTTGGTACAAGTGGAGGAGATCTTGAAAAATGGGGAGAAAAATTTGGAATTAAACACTATTTAATATTTGAAATGAAATTTAATTAAAGATAGAAATTATGAAAAAAATTAAAATTACACTTTATGCCTGCATTACTGCATTAATGATGATTTCTTGTGGAGGTGGAAGTTCAAAACAAGAAGCGAATGCTGAAGGTTTTTCAGTAATTGAAAATCAGCTAAAAGATAAATTTGGTAACGATGCTTATTATACCAAGTTATCCATTATATACAATGAAACCTTAGGTAATTCCATTACAGTTACAGTTGCTGAAAATCCAGAATCATTGCAAATGGAAGAATGGTTACAATCGCAAGACAATTGGCAACAAACATCGGATGTTACTATTGAAATTCCAGAAGGTACAAAAGCAACCGATTTCATGTTTCAATTAAATGAAAAAATTAATTTAAAAAAATTAGGCGAATTAGTGGAGAAATCGAAAGCCCAACTTACCAAAGAAAAAAATATTGAAGATCCTAAATTACATATTGCTTTTATCAGTTTTCCAGATAATGGAGATATTTCAAAAGCAAACTATGCGGTTAATTTAGAACCTAAAAATGGTGGGACAACATTCCGTTTTTCGTACACATTAGACGGGGAATTAATTGATTTCAAATACTAATCATAAATTTTAAAACTATGAAAAAACATTTACTTTTATTTAGTATTCTATTTTGTTCACTATTAGGATATTCGCAAACGTTTACTGATAACTATATAACATATGATGTTGTAAATTCAACATCTGTTGTAATATCAGATTATGATGCTAATGGAGGTACTGTTGTAAACATTCCAGCAACGGTTAGTTATAATGGTACAACCTATAATGTTACTAGTATAGGAAATAGTGCCTTTTTAAGTAATTCATTAACTAATGTAACTATTCCAAGTAGTGTTACGAGTATAGGAAATAATGCCTTTCGTAATAACAATTTAGTTAGCGTTACTATTCCAGATTCTGTTATTTCTATTGGTGTAGCTTCATTTGCATATAACTCTTTAATGATTAATGTTCAATTATCTAATAATTTGACAAGTATTCCAACTGATGCTTTTTCATTTAATGATTTGCAGAGTCTTGTTATTCCTGAAAATGTTACCAGTATTGGAGAGCTGGCTTTTGTTTCAAATGGTATAACAAGTTTAGTAATAGGAAATAATGTTATTAGTATTGGTAATTCTGCTTTTAGAGATAATAATATTAGTAATTTAGTAATACCTAGCAGTGTAAATAATATTGGCGATTCCGCCTTTCTATTTAATCCTTTATCTAATGTTTATTCAGAAAACGGAGTACCGCCAATTATCATAACAAGTTCAATAAACGATACATTTGCTTTTAATAGAAGTACTATTCATTTACACATACCACCAGGAACTACCGGAGCTTATGTGACGAATTCAGGTGCTTTATGGACTGGTTTTGCACCTGTAACAGAAGATGCTCTTAGTACTTCAAATTTTGAATTAGAGAACGATATTAAAATAATTTCTATGGAGAATAGTATTAAAATATTATCAAGTAACCAAATACAATTAGAGAATTATAGCCTATTCAATTTATCAGGTCAAGAAATTTCAAAAGGAGTTGAAAGCGAAATACCTACAATTTCATTTTCAAAAGGAGTTTATATTCTTGTATTAAACTTTGATAAAGGTTCGGTTACAAAAAAAGTATTAATTAAATAATAAAAATAATTATGAAAAAGATGTTTAAAATTAAAAGCTGGTTAGCTTTAGCTACGATACTTTCGATAGCTAGTTGTAGTAGTGATGATACTTCGCCACAAACACCATCAGTAACACTTCAAGATTTAGAAGTTACAATTGATGAAAACCCAACAAATGGAGCCGTTATTGGAACTGTTCAAAGCAACAGTACAACAGCATTGACATTTAATATTGTTTCACAAACGCCTTCAGGAGCAATGGAAATCGATGCTTCAACAGGAGAATTAACAATTATAGATGCTGCTCTGTTTGATTTTGAAACGAATCCAGCCATAACTGCTACTGTTTCTGCTTCTGGAGCATCTAATAATGCTACTGTAACAATAGAATTGGTAGATAAAGCAGAAATAGGAGAATATAAATATGGTGGTGTTATTTTTTGGATAAATGCAAATGGAAATGAAGGTTATGTAGTTTCAATTAATGATCAAAGTAGTGGTGCTGTGTGGGGTTGTATAGGTTTAGATATCCCTGGTGCTGAAGGACAAAATATTGGAGATGGTGAATCCAATACTTTGGCTATAGTTTCCTCTTGTAATGTTTCAGGAATTGCTGCAGATATGGCAAATGATATTATAAATGGTTTTAGTGATTGGTTTTTGCCTAACTTAAATGAGTTTGGTGAAATATATAATAATAAAGCAATTATTAATTCTGCAATAATAACAAATGGTGGAAGTATTATAACTGATGATAATTATTGGACCTCAATACAAAGTTTTTCAAATAGTAGTTCTGCTTACGCCATAAAATTTTGGGATGGGACGTTGAATAATATTAATCGAGATAATTTATTTAAAGTAAGA contains:
- a CDS encoding leucine-rich repeat domain-containing protein, giving the protein MKKHLLLFSILFCSLLGYSQTFTDNYITYDVVNSTSVVISDYDANGGTVVNIPATVSYNGTTYNVTSIGNSAFLSNSLTNVTIPSSVTSIGNNAFRNNNLVSVTIPDSVISIGVASFAYNSLMINVQLSNNLTSIPTDAFSFNDLQSLVIPENVTSIGELAFVSNGITSLVIGNNVISIGNSAFRDNNISNLVIPSSVNNIGDSAFLFNPLSNVYSENGVPPIIITSSINDTFAFNRSTIHLHIPPGTTGAYVTNSGALWTGFAPVTEDALSTSNFELENDIKIISMENSIKILSSNQIQLENYSLFNLSGQEISKGVESEIPTISFSKGVYILVLNFDKGSVTKKVLIK
- a CDS encoding DUF7619 domain-containing protein, which codes for MKKYYFILLFFVCFYGKAQIINFPDAELKLKLLSASPNNATAKDLNGNNVKIDTNNNNEIEVSEALQIVYLYLSQAIYSNNYYYNPNITDITGLEYFTNLKELDLRNKNIAVIDATPFIQLEVLHCGSPNTPLSSPLTTLNVTGLTNLQNLRCVGATLLTSVDVSTLTNLTDLWIYNTNITSLDVSNLTNLWRLDCSVSQISSLDVSNNINLLRLYCRENQITSLDVSNNINLQRLYCFGNQITNLDVSMLSDLNVLQCYDNSLTELNIKNGNSNSWTTLDFYDNPNLQFVCADEEDVAIVQQKIDTYGYTSTCHVNSYCSFTPGGTFYDITGNIKFDANNNGCDVGDINVPNLNLSISNGTTTGSLISDTTGDYFIPVQAGIYTVTPTLENPTYFTISPTNFVVDFPTNASPFLQDFCITANGVHSDVEVVIIPITPAIPGFDANYKIVYRNKGTEIENGNVSLTFDDAVLDYVSSNPVYDSSAPNTFNWNHTNLLPFETREIEISFNVNAPTDTPPVNIGDILNYIATISTANTDETPLDNVFTLNQTVVGSYDPNDKTCLEGETVDVATIGKYVHYVIRFENTGTYPAQNIVVKDMIDTSKFDVSTLVPLHGSHEFYTKIKDNKVEFIFENINLDFNDATNDGYVAFKIKTLPTLTVGETFTNDANIYFDYNYPITTNAFATTIQDVLSNQSFEFENEFVLYPNPTHDILNISTKNQIEIQSVEIYNIVGQIVIAVPNTTTSIDVSNIAIGTYLIKVNTEKGSAITKFLKN
- a CDS encoding LytR/AlgR family response regulator transcription factor is translated as MKAIIVEDKEYIRKGLLNLLSIIDADVEVIGECESVQEAVIVSKTCKPELVFLDINLKDGTAFDFLDQLESIDFKIIFITAYEEYALKALKIGAVDYLLKPVDVEELKIALQKVAKLTASDQKSQIAKAKQVFNNEGNHIVLSFHDSYQLINLDELIYCESDKGYTTFYCSDGNKHLVSKTLKDFEDRLLEANFQRPHQSFMINMKFVDKYDKAGTIHLKNGTKIPVSSRKKESFLSSLFNWNKK
- a CDS encoding DUF1566 domain-containing protein, with amino-acid sequence MFKIKSWLALATILSIASCSSDDTSPQTPSVTLQDLEVTIDENPTNGAVIGTVQSNSTTALTFNIVSQTPSGAMEIDASTGELTIIDAALFDFETNPAITATVSASGASNNATVTIELVDKAEIGEYKYGGVIFWINANGNEGYVVSINDQSSGAVWGCIGLDIPGAEGQNIGDGESNTLAIVSSCNVSGIAADMANDIINGFSDWFLPNLNEFGEIYNNKAIINSAIITNGGSIITDDNYWTSIQSFSNSSSAYAIKFWDGTLNNINRDNLFKVRAVRHWTDF
- a CDS encoding tetratricopeptide repeat-containing sensor histidine kinase, whose protein sequence is MKKNILLILVLFFFGEIIAQTQLVDSLKIKLRTHKKDTTRVNLLFDLAFETFQKDTKLANSYIVEAEQLSESLNFTKGKARINYLKGILENIKGDYVTSLKYFNLSLKHYKKINDKKGIASNYTAFGITHYDQAEYEKAIQSYLNALEIYENIGNKREVITCLINIGNVYSEIGDFDKAISNYNKALNKCKLINDENGISFIHSNLGILYKKQGNYYLAIENSNESLYYRKKTADTLEIAVTLNNLGEIYNSMKDVTKALLYHQKSLELALKQNNKKIIVANEINIGNIYKEQKEYKKALVNYNKSLETSSQINDLKSVAICFANIATIYLALENSTLARTNFIKANEISEDINNLPILTQSELGISETFLFEKNYQKALFYALKGRENAIKLDLLLEQRKAAELLSQIYYNIGNYKKALESHEQFKKLSDSLLNEENIKKIASIEYEFKYKKELNDAAERETKLTETVETTSKDLEKSQRNLLLGIITFLAVAMVLGSIIFYLKLRNSKAKTQNIITEQKLLRTQMTPHFIFNSLSVLQGMILNNEENKSVSYLSKFSKLLRITLENSRDKTVLLSHELEAVENYLSLQNIENEKITFQLYVDDAIEANAIKVPPMLIQPFVENAIEHAFKNQKENCIIEIKLTLVDSKLICVILDNGMGIDSSERNSNQNKKSLATKITKERLDYLSKDFKMDASITIEDRSKFDAQGTQVTIQMPYSKTEL